The nucleotide sequence atttttcaaataatcttCACCTTTGTTCAGcaggagaaataaagtcacacacatctgggatgtcatgagtgtgagtaaatgatgagagaatttttatttttgggtgactattcctttaacactggCATTATTTGAATAGATATttgacacaaaaatgttttttttttattttttttattgttattattgttctgATAATGGCAAATCAAGTTTCTGGAGTTCAGTGAATGAAAATAGCAAACATTCATTGCAAAGTGTTAATGGACTACATGCAAGTTAGCAGGTAGCAGCATGCAATTTATTATTAGtgggtcactgaatcattaagaAGGCTGGGGATagcagatcatatattactaaatatcTAGCACAGTGCCATTAAATGAGAGGAGAAAAGGATACGCATTAGAAATTACAGTAGAAAGCAAAGGAGGAGAgatgtaaataaaacaataattttcaaTCATGAAATCAGATAAAttaagaacaaatcaaaatactgtTTTACTGAGACCCTTCCCACCTTTCACTAACAAGGCACTTGAAATGAAATTAGACGCCTCTTCAAAATATGCGCTGAGGTCAAAATGGTCAGTGTCAAGGGCTGGTATTCCATGATAGATGATCCCTGTTTCTGCATAGAACTCTGCATCTGTGTTCACATGCATGTCGGATTGGCCCTCTGCAGCATTCAGAATGTGTGTCACTCCCAGTTGTTGCAAACGTGTTATATTTGTGGCTACAGACCTGTTGAGATATAGGTGTAATGTAACAGCTTTATCAATCTTTTCTCTCACTCTTGTGCATGCTCTATCATTGAGTGTGTCAAGTTGCAAGCGTTCGACATGGATTGAGGTAAATATAGACTGCTTTTAAAGGCTTGCTCTTGGAAGTTTGCAACAGGATACATCTCTGCACTGTCCTGTCAATTTTATAATGCTGAACTTATGATTGTAAAAttttaatgtgtgtatatatatatatatatatatatatatatatatatatatatatatatatatatatatataccataggCCTATATCTGGAGAATGTATGAAGACTTACTCATTTCCTAGGACTATTCCGGGGTAGACTTCATTGCAATTTTTAGAGGGCATACAGAACTCTCCGTTTTCATCCATCAACAGATCATTGAGCTGTTGAATAGACACTTCATAGTCTGTCATGTTGAACTGATGATAAATTGCCTTTCAAGAAGAAAATGATGTTTCTCAGATGTTGTGGCCCATGTGTTCAGTGATGATTTGGATTCTTTGTTGGAAGCTTTTCTTCAATTCAGTTCCATCTTCATTGTGTCGTCTTTTAGAATATTAAATTTTTGGTCCAGCATTTTCAGTGAAGTGGTCTGTGTCCAGCTCAACCCTTTACAAATTCTGTTAACTTTAATCTGTAATAGTTTTTGTTTGTTAGGCCTAGAGAGAGTTAACTACAGCCAGAAGCTTCCACCTTCATTTTGTTTTATCAAACCACTAGATGGCATCAGACAGTCTTGTGAACTAAGGTTTCACATGATGGAATATGTAAGACCACATATAAAATAAACAGTATACTGTAAATGATTAATAAGATAAAACTGATCAAAGTTATTTAAATAAACCTCATTATAACTTAAAGTATGTGTCatttaataagcataaaaattattattattaggctagtAGTAGTAATTCTAGTAGCATGCTTTTAGTCATATATTTTATGGACATATAGTATTACAtatgatttataaaataaaacaagcaaTAGGCATATTTTCTAATATTAAATGTACAATCATTGAGAATAAAATAGACAGCACAAAGGTatcttttacagtttttctcaatcaattttacacatttctccaaactcaTGTCGCTCTCAACAATTAACACAGCCGTCTGAACACTTTGTAATTGTGcatttttcttgattttcctaattttctagtttttttttttttttttacagtaaatgtctTCATCATCCTTCCAGAGGAAGAGAACAACTAGAAATTTAGAGACATTTTATGAAAActgatggaaaaatgtattttgttgtggATTTTTATGATAAGTGTGTAATTTAAGTCATAGAGTTGTATCCATAGCTGAACATCTTATGAATTCAACAGAGAACACATGTATAGTTTTGATGTTagtatttagttttaataaatgcattatcagGAAATTCATTATGCAGTGAAATTTATATGTTTTGCAAAAGTGTCGGTTTCATCCgctgtgtgaattgttttgagaGCACTGATTATAGTTTGTAAAATTAAAGTTATTATATTTGAGAGTTCAAAAAACAAAGAAGGAATTCAACTGATTTCAATGTGTGTCTTTCTAAAGCATGTCATTTTCTCTATCAATCATTATGAGAACTTCATTCACACATGTAACCACATTCAGTGTAGAGGTCGACCATACTGGATAATAAAGGTGGTGGGAAAAGCTGATAAAACTGGTGTCCAAAAAATATGTTAATCTTTTCATACTGTGACGGGTACAGACATAGATGATACAAGAGTCCAAAGTAAATAAAATCCTAGATGCGGTGTATTAGTCAAACAtcatcccaataataaccagggaaaaatgaagatttggtgcatttACTGAATGGGGAAATTCTTTTGCCCTCATTTCAATTTACTACAtttaattatctaatcaaaatcacataatatgcatttaattgaatatgaaaatatgagtaaatgatgtcaatgatgaaagatttccATGTTATGCTGTAGAACCAAGCTATTCTAACTCGAATCCTCCAGCACCTACCACAGACAGAGGAACATGgaggaatacaaaatattcatagGATTCATAGATTTTTGAAAATAACCAAtaattccaaaaagcaactatcagcactgattaatcATAAACAGATATATTGGCCTACCTCTAATTCAGTGAAAATTGGAAAAATGATATGCAACATACAGATAAACAGTCAAGAAGAATACAATTCTTAAGCACCTGAAGTTGCAGGCTTTGGAATATTTGATAGATGGTACAACCAGAAAACCAGGAGGCAAACGGACAATGCATTTTATTGAAATTTACAAGAGCTTACAAAATACAagttcagagaaagagagagcaatcAGGCAGTTATACTgccagtgttttttttaaaatctgcAAGCCAAAAAATAATTTGGTCAGCAATGTATATCTTCATGAAGAGGAGGAACTTGATGAAATCCTGACTTTGAGTAAACCATGCTGAAAGCAGTCTGGCTTAATCTGAATCAGAGTGTACTGGTGAGAATCAGTAATTGATCAGGAATAAATCAGGAATTGAACTGTAGATTGTTCTATAAATCCAGTCACATCATCTGAGCTCTTGGCATTGCGTCTTGATGATGACCAGGGTACCAGTGTCCAAAAGAGTTCATATATCCTCCAGAGTGGATGGGAGCACCCTTGGTTGACATGGAAACGTCCCACAGGGGTGGCATTCCTGGAGAACATGATGGTCCAGAGGCTGAAACTGCTTGAAGGAGTTCTCCATCTGGTCCGCTTGAGCCATGCTTCATTATCTTTTTGTACTTTGAACGTTTGTTCTGGAACCATATCTTTACCTGCAACAAGGAATAAGTATttgttaaaacacatttctttcatCTCTATTTAAACAATATCTTTATTGTtaagaataatttatttattgtcagtcattattattacattttgaacaaGTGCATTTGTTATGTACAACTAATGTCCATGTTCTCTAGTGTTACagatgtacactgtaaaaagtggtaaccagAAAAATTGTTACCTGAATGAGCTGTTTTTACCTAATGCTTACCTATTTTAACCCTCAAATGTAATCAAGTCAAATCagtgatattaaataatatttctggtttgaaaataatattataatactatcaaaccagttaatttagatgttacctcaTGAAGTTAACATTTTTTACCACATTTAccacaatataatttttattgtaggctgtaaaatataatttatcatcTAGACTCATATATCAAAACATTTAAACTCCCCAGTCTCCCATATTGAATGTGGAACTAATTTGGATTTGCTGGATATTCTATTATAAATTTAGAACAATTAACATTAATGGGAGGGGGGGTTTCCAGATAACATGTGTTCCCCttatgtcactcactcaacttCCCAGTTCGTCCACTCTCAGTCACAGACAGGCCAAGTCACTGAAAGAGCTgaacgtgggtagtcctgatccctcgggcaggcgatgtccaccttggtagTCCAGAAACACCCCTATGGCTGGATCTGGTCGACATGAGGGATGCTGACAAGGTTCGCTTTCTCAACGCATCCAtgtcccagatcggcctattcggtgacaccgtcgacttttcccagcagttctcggcggcgAAGAAGCAGACTGAGGCGATACAACACATCTTGCCCACGGCTCAAGATTCCGTACACCGTCTGCTGGCCGAGGGCAACCCCTGCAGTGTTGAAAGCCAAGGTGTCTCCGCCACAGCCCAAGCCCAGtcctcagccccagcgtagagccctctgcaggaagcagatgcccccATTTCTTGAAACCATGACTGATTGTGCCACTTCAGTGTAACCAATAGAATAGTTTCTTTGTCCGCTAGGACTTTGCATGTGACAGAGTGAAGGAGGCACACCAGGGATATATGTATTTGCAATTTGCAGGCCATTTGTCAGCCATTGCGTCTACTCCTAGTGGAGCTTGGGACttggagtaccagaggggacactGGCCTTTTTCCAAGTAGGCAAATAGATCGATCTCTGCTTTGCCTACTATTTTCCAAATCCTCAGGAcagtctgaggatgaagtctccattcaccCGGCATCACTCCTTGGCATGACAATAGGTCTGCACTGTAATTCAGATGTCCTGGGACATAGGTTGACCACAGGGAGAGGAGATGACACTCAATCCACAGGAGACGACGTGTCAGTCTCAGCATTGGCAGGGAACGAATTCTACATTCGTGGTATATGTATGCCAGAACTGTCGTGTTCAGAATGAATCAGAACATAATGATTCTCTATTTCGgactgaaaagccttcaaggctaggAAAACAGCCAACAGCTCCAGGCGGTTGATGTGACACGCCCTCTTTGCACCAGTCCAGTTGCCGAAAGCCAGGCCTCCATAGCACACCGCCCCCAACCTGCATTGGAAGCGTCCGTGTTCACCACTTTCTGCCTGAATATCTGCTCTTGCATGACACCTTTCTGGTAGAAGGCAGGAGATGTACAAGGTGCTAGAGAAGCTAGGCAGTGGCAAGATAAAGTGATGTGCATGCGCATTTGGCGCCAGACATGTCGTTGCACACGGCgcttgagccagcactgaagaggtctcatgtgtaaaagaCTTGAATGGACTTGGAATGACGGCGGATGCTGCCACCATAAGCTCCAATGCTTTTTGAAACAGCTTCAatggaagtgttctccccagtttgaccTGAGACAGACACTGGAGAATGGCCTGAACATGCTCATGAGATGCGCACACTCGCTCATGGAGACGAGAtggactcccaaaaaggagatttgttggctggggAGAGCATGGTCTTTGCCCAGTTCAGATGTTGGAGCAGTAAATCCCTGTTttggcataacagagcctctgtttggaccaGTAATATCCAATCGTCGAAGTATTTAAAAATGCGCACACTGCTCAGTTTTAGAGGGGTACcacatcaatgcactttgtgaatgagTGAGGAGCCAGGGACAATCCGAAGGGCaagactttgaattgatatgcaATTCCCTCGAATGTGAATCTCAAAATAATCCTGTGATGTACAATTTGAACATGAATGTACACGTCTTTCAGATCTATCGACACAAACCAGTCACGCGTGTGAACGTGCAAGAAGATTTGTTTCTGAGTAATCAATGTCTCAGATCTAAAATTGGTCGAAGCCTGCAGTCTTactttgggacaagaaaatagtGGCTGCAAAACCCTTTGTGGGCTTGACAACCTCTATTGTGCTTTTTGTGAGaagattgtgtatttcggctcATAACACTCGCAGGTATTCGGAtggaaccgtggaagacagaacatcGTTGAAATGGGGCGGTCGACGTGCAAACTGGATCGTATAACCACGTTTAATCTTTTTAGCACCATGTCAGAAATGCCCGTAATGGCTTGCCATGCATCCTCATAACAGGACAAagggcaatttggtttgttctTTGTATAATATAATGCGCCACTCACCATTGGAAAGCAGTTGTGCAAAATGTGTGTACTTTAACGTGGAAATTAGCCctttattgaaaaagtgtgagTGTCTCGTGCATGTGCAACGAGCGCTGTACTCTGTTTTGCATTCTTTATTGCATGTGATTGAATGTgcgacactttttttttttttacttatcattttgaacaatattcctttcccgacAAACAGCAAGAGGGGAACAGCATTGTGTGTCTTCAATCAAGCCTTCTTCGGGACAGGTCTGCATTCCGCTTCATAGGGCTGTGCCTGTCAGTCGCGTGGGGAGCATAGCATAGGAGCGAGCCGGTTGTGATGAAGTACTGCTCTATTTTGGCATAaaatgtctcatagcctgtgagaGTTGCTGAGTCGTGACGAAGTGCTCAGCAAAGATCAGCTAAGGCTTCAGCAAAGATGCAAAATAGGCCGGCTGGTGACACCGGAGCATCAAAGAGAGCATCTTTTTCTGCATCATACATTTCCGTAATGGTCAGCCAGATGTGACTGTTCAAAACAACAGGTTACCCATTGACTTGCCAATAGCCTGTGCAGTGACTTTCGTGGCTTGCAGTGCTAAGTCGGTAGCAGTGTGGACACTTTGAATGCCTCTGGATTGTATCCTTGCTTGTGCATTTGCTTGAGGAGCttagcttggaaaacttggaGTACCTTTTCTACATATCGTGGCGCCAttctgtggtccattctgcatagcacggcggctcatttttgcttatcacaGCCCATTTGGCACATTTTGCGGCCTACACACCGGCCCTCTGGGTTCtaccgatggccattccgccccgacgcccaaagtgcgtcggcccaccaggaaaatgctcggtatgccagattaccagtccagccctgtcttcAACCGCCCTTGAAAGGACACAAAGAATCTCATTGCCAGTGGCGTGTACACGCTTCTCGCCCTAGCTGGGGGAAGGGCCGGAAACATCCTCCATTGACCACTCGCCAGATGCGGCAAGAGACATAACATCATCCCCAGTGTCAGAACCGCTGAACGTGACTAGAACCATTACACCCATAAAAGTCACAGTGTGTCATTTGATTTGGAGTCTAAGCACT is from Xyrauchen texanus isolate HMW12.3.18 chromosome 8, RBS_HiC_50CHRs, whole genome shotgun sequence and encodes:
- the dusp3b gene encoding dual specificity protein phosphatase 3b — encoded protein: MTDYEVSIQQLNDLLMDENGEFCMPSKNCNEVYPGIVLGNESVATNITRLQQLGVTHILNAAEGQSDMHVNTDAEFYAETGIIYHGIPALDTDHFDLSAYFEEASNFISSALLVKGKVYVHCQKGYSRSAALVIAYLMLHHRMDVRAALATVREKREIGPNDGFLHQLCQLNDRLEGEGKLSPH